In Acinetobacter sp. C32I, one genomic interval encodes:
- a CDS encoding TIGR04219 family outer membrane beta-barrel protein, with the protein MKILKISMLALGTSFCGLAQADMIGVKGDLSYWNYNGEVNMAAQTSAPDQDLDRKGSAQVSLAFEHPIPLIPNAKIRYVNLKSQTEKELAGQPVYDLNIDHTDFILYYEILDTIVNADVGLGATNLNGDVKTLGLSKTDIDKTVPVIYGSAGVKLPFTGLSAKAELLYSNFNDAKITDAQAELQYNFIDNLLVDVGLKAGYRILDVKLDDYEKNDLKFNFKGPYIGLDIHF; encoded by the coding sequence ATGAAAATATTAAAAATATCAATGCTTGCTTTAGGGACAAGCTTTTGTGGTCTAGCACAAGCAGATATGATTGGTGTAAAAGGTGATCTTAGCTATTGGAATTACAATGGTGAAGTCAATATGGCTGCGCAAACTTCTGCACCAGATCAAGACCTTGATCGTAAAGGTTCTGCACAAGTTTCCCTTGCATTTGAACACCCAATTCCACTGATTCCAAATGCAAAAATTCGCTATGTCAATTTAAAATCACAAACAGAGAAAGAGCTGGCAGGCCAACCTGTCTATGATCTGAATATCGATCATACCGACTTCATTTTGTATTATGAAATCTTGGACACCATCGTAAATGCAGATGTTGGTCTAGGTGCCACTAACCTGAACGGTGATGTAAAAACACTAGGCCTAAGCAAAACTGATATCGATAAAACAGTTCCTGTCATCTATGGATCAGCTGGGGTAAAACTACCTTTCACAGGCTTAAGCGCTAAAGCTGAGTTGTTATATAGCAACTTTAACGACGCTAAAATCACCGATGCACAAGCCGAACTACAATACAACTTTATTGACAATCTCTTGGTCGATGTTGGCTTAAAAGCAGGCTATCGTATCCTCGATGTCAAACTAGATGATTACGAAAAAAATGACCTTAAATTTAACTTTAAAGGTCCTTATATCGGTTTAGACATTCATTTCTAA
- a CDS encoding SLC13 family permease, with amino-acid sequence MGWEGWLSLALTLGGLLTLIFSKIAPHIVMLAILTILSVFGVLTAQEALAGFSNSGLITVAAMFVVAAGISNSGGIDLFVNKLLGTPKSERMALLRIFLPIAPLSAFLNNTPVVATMIPALNSWSKKIGVAPSKLMIPLSYTAILGGTITLIGTSTNLVVNGQYQVLTGQEGFGIFDITVIGLPVAIIGMLIMYWFAPKLLPNHQEQNVFSNLREFTLEVVVSPNGPLVGQSVAAAGLRNLKRVYLVEIERQQTILTAVSSDEILFGNDRLVFAGDTEAITELLKIHGLVAPASIDEKTALEEVHAGRRLVEAVVSPHCEAIGSAIRDSKFRNRYGAVVLAVARNGERLKGGLGQIKLQAGDTLLLEARPAFVTRQKYNKDFLLINELDHEPPQHEKALLSWGILLAAVFAAGFGILSMLNAALLAAGMMLLTGCLTVKQAEKSLDLTVILTIAASFALGAALEKTGVAEMLAQLIVHFSAGEAILLLILTYCFVSILTEVITNNAAALLTLPVVLEITTQADLNPIPFVFAIMMGASASFATPLGYQTNLMVLGPGNYRFSDFIKVGLPMNILIGTITILLLLLLFPIKL; translated from the coding sequence ATGGGTTGGGAAGGATGGTTATCACTGGCGTTAACACTAGGAGGACTACTTACACTCATCTTTTCAAAAATTGCCCCACATATTGTGATGCTGGCAATTTTGACAATATTAAGTGTTTTTGGTGTGTTAACCGCTCAGGAAGCTTTGGCAGGTTTTAGTAATTCTGGATTGATTACAGTGGCAGCGATGTTTGTCGTTGCGGCAGGTATTTCTAATTCAGGAGGAATTGATCTGTTTGTGAATAAGTTATTGGGTACTCCAAAATCTGAACGCATGGCATTATTGCGAATTTTCTTACCCATCGCTCCGCTCAGCGCTTTTTTAAATAATACACCTGTTGTTGCAACCATGATTCCTGCCTTGAATAGCTGGTCGAAAAAAATTGGGGTCGCACCGTCAAAATTAATGATTCCTTTGAGCTATACTGCGATTTTGGGTGGGACGATTACCTTGATCGGGACAAGTACGAACTTGGTGGTTAATGGGCAATATCAAGTGCTAACAGGTCAAGAAGGTTTTGGCATTTTCGATATCACGGTGATTGGTTTGCCTGTCGCGATTATTGGAATGTTGATCATGTATTGGTTTGCACCGAAATTATTGCCCAATCATCAAGAGCAAAATGTTTTTTCAAATCTACGAGAATTTACCTTAGAAGTCGTGGTAAGCCCAAATGGGCCATTGGTGGGGCAATCGGTTGCGGCCGCAGGCTTGAGAAATCTAAAACGTGTTTATCTGGTTGAAATTGAACGACAGCAAACCATTTTAACTGCCGTGTCTTCGGATGAAATTTTATTCGGCAATGATCGCTTAGTGTTTGCTGGAGATACTGAAGCGATCACTGAACTATTAAAGATTCATGGTTTGGTTGCACCAGCGAGTATTGACGAAAAAACCGCTTTGGAAGAAGTACATGCGGGTCGTCGATTAGTTGAAGCGGTGGTTTCTCCGCATTGTGAGGCAATTGGAAGTGCAATTCGGGATTCTAAGTTTCGTAACCGTTACGGTGCTGTGGTATTGGCTGTGGCACGGAATGGTGAGCGCCTCAAGGGTGGTTTGGGACAGATTAAACTACAGGCTGGTGATACCTTATTGCTGGAAGCACGCCCAGCCTTTGTAACGCGTCAAAAATATAATAAAGATTTTCTTTTGATCAATGAACTGGATCATGAGCCACCTCAACACGAGAAGGCATTATTGTCATGGGGAATTTTACTGGCAGCTGTTTTTGCAGCAGGCTTTGGCATACTGAGCATGTTGAACGCTGCGTTATTGGCCGCAGGGATGATGTTGCTGACGGGCTGTTTAACGGTAAAGCAGGCTGAGAAGAGTCTTGATCTGACCGTGATTTTAACCATTGCCGCTTCTTTTGCTCTAGGAGCCGCCTTAGAGAAAACGGGTGTTGCTGAGATGCTGGCACAATTGATCGTACATTTCAGTGCAGGTGAGGCGATTCTATTATTAATTTTGACCTATTGTTTTGTGTCTATATTGACAGAAGTGATTACCAATAATGCAGCGGCATTGCTGACTTTACCAGTTGTGTTAGAAATCACGACACAAGCTGATTTGAATCCGATCCCTTTTGTTTTTGCAATTATGATGGGGGCATCTGCAAGTTTTGCGACCCCACTGGGTTATCAAACTAATCTGATGGTGCTTGGACCTGGTAACTACCGTTTTAGTGATTTTATTAAAGTCGGTTTACCCATGAATATCTTGATTGGCACGATAACAATTTTGTTGCTGCTTTTACTTTTTCCGATAAAGCTATAA
- a CDS encoding ankyrin repeat domain-containing protein yields the protein MKLNSFSPLSEDDELHLPELVYWASLGDVEQVEQLLAEGIDPNQTDDEGYSALQAAAENDHLAVVKLLVSKGANVRYQGEYTALQLAEMAEHSEIVEYLKSL from the coding sequence ATGAAACTTAACTCTTTCTCTCCACTCTCTGAAGATGATGAACTGCATCTGCCTGAGCTGGTGTATTGGGCATCCCTCGGTGATGTGGAACAAGTTGAGCAACTATTGGCAGAGGGGATAGACCCAAACCAGACCGATGATGAAGGCTATAGTGCATTACAGGCCGCTGCAGAGAACGATCATTTGGCGGTGGTGAAACTACTTGTGAGTAAGGGTGCAAATGTGAGGTATCAAGGCGAATATACTGCATTACAGCTTGCAGAAATGGCAGAACATAGCGAAATAGTTGAGTACTTAAAAAGTCTTTAA
- a CDS encoding HNH endonuclease — MYALASSLDHIDPHGRGGKNEQSNFVTACYCCQFGRGDFTLAEIEVLNPLGRMPIIDDWDGLTRIL, encoded by the coding sequence TTGTATGCCTTAGCATCCTCATTAGATCACATAGATCCGCATGGACGAGGTGGAAAGAATGAACAGTCTAATTTTGTGACAGCATGCTATTGCTGTCAGTTTGGTCGAGGGGATTTCACTCTTGCCGAGATTGAGGTTTTAAACCCGTTAGGCAGAATGCCAATAATTGATGACTGGGATGGCCTTACAAGAATATTGTAA